The Arachis ipaensis cultivar K30076 chromosome B05, Araip1.1, whole genome shotgun sequence nucleotide sequence aagaaactcgggaaaaaaaataaagtaaaaacaggctataaaaacaaaattgaaatgtaaAGAATAGAAGTATACGAATACGATAAACCAAAGAAAAtgaaagaggagaaaaaaaaaactcttttttttttaccggcgcagacgcgtcattcacgcgtacgcatcgatgcgcAATTTTGGCCTAAAGGCGCGTGCGCACCAGGTGCGTGCACGcgttgtaacaaccctagtttttgaaaatcaaataattagttatttgtgatttattttatttgttgataattttattttaagaaaattattttactaaaggtaattaaatggagtttcataataattgaagtttaaattaattataatttttatataatctttattagatatttggtataattgaaattataattttgataattgaaaaataagaagaattgtataatttaatttaaataaaattctattttgaatgaattatgttattaatttgaactcttaGGAATTAATTTACTAGAAATTAttagattaatttttataaatactttatgTTTAAGCTAGTTAATATTTAtgcacaatttttattataattggttattttataaattaaaattaaagtctagtgatagaaaaataataagaagttatatcatttaatttgaatgattaatattgagtttgaactatattttataattatatgattaatatgcttattttataatttaaactagaaataattgattgaacttagcaatatattgataaataatgttcttaaatatttttaatagagtatatttgattttaaaattactctacccttcAATATTATCAAAATATCTACTCAAATCTATCCATAATCCTTTATGAAATCCTAATTTCCAACCCcaaattcccaaattgaatcagaaatcctaattcccaaattgaggAACCCTAACCCTAGCTTCCCTTTGCCTCAGCCGTACCCCACCCCTCCTTCACCCTCTTCAGCTAACACACTCACCCTTAATCCCCAAGTCAGCGCCGTTACCCTCACCACATGACACACACAGAGACTTACCTCTCTCACTCTCAGCCTCACCAATGAACTCGCACTCATTTCCTCACTATACACACGCACGCACACATATGGAGAAGACAGGAAGAGAGAGCGCCAGCGAAGAAGAGGGAGGAGCAGCGCCGCCACCGCACTCCGTCACACCCAGCCGCGTCTTGCTCTCCGTCGTGCCATCCACCCACGCCGAGAAGGAAGAGAGAAACAGAGGAGGGTGGCGTCGCATCTGCTGTGAGCTTGCCGCCAAGGAAAGCCGCCGTGCCGTCGTCATCGTCGTCCTCATCATGACCTGTCACCGTCACTGGAGCCAGCCGCCTTCGTCGCCGTTCATTCTTGTCGTCGCCGTCGCCGCTGGTCTGCCTTGGAGCCGCTGTCGAGTAGAACGCGAGGAAGAGGAGTTCTCGTCACTGTTGTGCACCCAGTCATCGCTGCTGCTTCCCATCCCACCGTTGATGCTGCCGCCACTGTCACAACCACCCTTGAGTTGCTGCGCTGCTGTTGACCTATTGAACTACCACCC carries:
- the LOC107641940 gene encoding uncharacterized protein LOC107641940; this translates as MNSHSFPHYTHARTHMEKTGRESASEEEGGAAPPPHSVTPSRVLLSVVPSTHAEKEERNRGGWRRICCELAAKESRRAVVIVVLIMTCHRHWSQPPSSPFILVVAVAAGLPWSRCRVEREEEEFSSLLCTQSSLLLPIPPLMLPPLSQPPLSCCAAVDLLNYHPSYCWLVVSVCWVQDCCCCSCFPQPLLVISVSCRSLSRHQSCCLVDAAAGAPLKLVIVAEASLVATAAARVDVALALL